One genomic segment of Thalassospiraceae bacterium LMO-SO8 includes these proteins:
- a CDS encoding molybdopterin cofactor-binding domain-containing protein: protein MTTSTNLSRRTFLAGAGAAGLVLGFRVPIRTGGGAALAGAGQSDEITAWVVVKPDETVVIRIARSEMGQGTLTGLAQLVAEELDCDWARVTTEYPTPGTNLARGKIWKSFSTGGSRGIRGSHDYVREGGAAARQMLVSAAAQAWGVAPGDCTTARGVITHGASGRTTTYGAVAEAAAKLPVPQTVALKDPKDWTIAGKPLKRLDTADKLTGKQIYGTDLKLPGMLNAAIRQYPLFGAKLTSFDASKVMGMPGVRKVVAVGDDAVAVIADKWWQAKTAIDALPITWDEGPHAKVDSADIRAMVAEGLDAKDAFVANKVGDADRAIAGSVKQVQATYSYPFQHHATMEPMNATAKWTAERCEVWCPTQNGESALDVTAEAAGLPADKCDVHKLLLGGGFGRRGAGPVHDYVRQAVLIARQMPGTPVKLLWTREEDMTHGAYHPVTQCRLTAGLDDQGEITGLRVRISGQSILAGIMPGRLKGGMDPVTFQCFAPKGDHAISYGFPNLLVDHAMRNPHLRPGFWRGVNANQNVIYLESFMDELAHIAGQDPLAFRLKYMKDHPKSQAVLKAVAEKAGWGTPAAKGVFRGLAHCTAFASHVAACAEVSVSADGTVKIHRIVAATDSGHAVNPQQIAAQVEGSFVYGLSAMLMGECTVKDGRVEQRNFDTYEVMRMKDMPKVEALVMPSGGFWGGVGEPTIAVAAPAVLNAIFAATGKRIRDFPLKHAGLRMA from the coding sequence ATGACGACATCGACGAACCTTTCCCGCCGCACCTTCCTGGCGGGCGCCGGGGCCGCCGGCCTGGTCCTGGGCTTCCGCGTGCCGATCCGCACGGGCGGCGGCGCGGCGCTGGCCGGGGCCGGACAGAGCGACGAAATCACCGCCTGGGTGGTGGTCAAGCCCGACGAGACCGTGGTCATCCGCATCGCGCGCTCGGAAATGGGGCAGGGCACCCTGACCGGCCTGGCCCAACTGGTGGCCGAGGAACTGGATTGCGACTGGGCCCGCGTCACCACGGAATATCCGACGCCGGGCACCAACCTGGCCCGCGGCAAGATCTGGAAAAGCTTCTCAACGGGCGGCAGCCGGGGCATTCGCGGTTCCCACGATTACGTGCGCGAGGGCGGGGCGGCCGCGCGCCAGATGCTGGTCTCCGCCGCCGCCCAGGCCTGGGGCGTCGCACCCGGGGACTGCACGACGGCCAGGGGCGTCATCACCCACGGCGCGAGCGGGAGGACGACGACCTATGGTGCGGTCGCCGAGGCCGCCGCGAAACTGCCCGTGCCGCAGACGGTCGCGCTCAAGGACCCCAAGGACTGGACCATCGCGGGCAAGCCGCTGAAGCGCCTGGACACCGCCGACAAGCTGACCGGCAAGCAGATCTACGGCACCGATCTGAAACTGCCCGGCATGCTCAACGCCGCGATCCGCCAATACCCCCTGTTCGGGGCCAAGCTGACATCCTTCGACGCGTCCAAGGTCATGGGCATGCCGGGGGTCAGGAAGGTGGTGGCCGTCGGCGACGACGCCGTCGCGGTGATCGCCGACAAATGGTGGCAGGCCAAGACGGCGATCGACGCCCTGCCCATCACCTGGGACGAAGGTCCCCACGCCAAGGTCGACAGCGCCGACATCCGGGCCATGGTGGCCGAGGGCCTGGATGCCAAGGACGCTTTCGTCGCCAACAAGGTGGGGGATGCCGACCGCGCCATCGCCGGGTCGGTCAAGCAGGTGCAGGCGACCTATTCCTATCCGTTCCAGCATCACGCGACCATGGAGCCCATGAACGCCACCGCCAAATGGACGGCGGAGCGCTGCGAGGTCTGGTGCCCGACCCAGAACGGGGAATCGGCGCTCGACGTCACGGCCGAGGCGGCGGGCCTGCCGGCGGATAAATGCGACGTGCACAAGCTTCTGTTGGGTGGCGGCTTCGGGCGGCGGGGCGCCGGTCCGGTGCACGACTATGTGCGCCAGGCGGTCCTCATCGCCAGGCAGATGCCGGGCACGCCGGTGAAACTTTTGTGGACCCGGGAAGAGGACATGACCCACGGCGCCTACCATCCGGTCACGCAATGCCGCCTGACGGCGGGGCTCGACGACCAGGGTGAAATCACCGGCCTGCGCGTGCGCATCTCGGGCCAATCCATCCTGGCCGGCATCATGCCGGGCCGGCTCAAAGGCGGGATGGATCCGGTCACCTTCCAGTGCTTCGCACCCAAGGGCGACCATGCCATCAGCTACGGCTTCCCCAATCTGCTGGTCGACCACGCCATGCGCAATCCGCACCTGCGGCCCGGGTTCTGGCGCGGCGTCAACGCCAACCAGAACGTCATCTACCTGGAAAGCTTCATGGACGAACTGGCCCATATCGCGGGCCAGGACCCGCTCGCGTTCCGGCTCAAATACATGAAGGACCATCCGAAAAGTCAGGCGGTCCTGAAGGCCGTCGCGGAAAAGGCGGGCTGGGGCACGCCGGCGGCCAAGGGCGTGTTCCGCGGTCTCGCCCATTGCACGGCCTTCGCCAGCCATGTCGCCGCCTGCGCCGAGGTCTCGGTCTCGGCCGACGGCACGGTGAAGATCCACCGCATCGTCGCGGCCACGGATTCCGGCCATGCCGTCAACCCGCAGCAGATCGCGGCCCAGGTCGAAGGCTCCTTCGTCTATGGGCTCTCGGCCATGCTGATGGGCGAATGCACGGTGAAGGACGGCCGGGTGGAGCAGCGGAACTTCGACACCTACGAGGTCATGCGCATGAAGGACATGCCCAAGGTCGAGGCCCTGGTCATGCCGTCGGGCGGGTTCTGGGGCGGGGTCGGGGAGCCGACCATCGCCGTCGCGGCCCCGGCCGTGCTCAACGCCATCTTCGCCGCAACGGGCAAACGTATCCGCGATTTCCCGCTGAAGCACGCGGGCCTGCGCATGGCGTAG
- a CDS encoding short-chain fatty acyl-CoA regulator family protein, which translates to MRMRKTLVGPRLRQLRREHRQTQAEMAAALGVSTAYVNLLENNQRSLSVTMLMSLSDAYGVDWRDLIKDEGSTLLADLRNMLQDPLFGGDQPDLQELRAAIDHAPRLVDHFLHLYRNHRNALENMMRLGSEGMPADLLSSTPERIIHDFFRDHSNHFPDLEAAAERLRAATPCEVDDVYMVLKGRLMRVHGIEVRTAAIEDMGQALRIHDEATSIVHLSEALDHQNRVFQLAHVLCLVELPGILQKLTAGSALSSETAVARCHVELANYFAAAFLMPYGPFFEAAEETRYDVDRLAAAFGVSFEQVCHRLTTLQRDGAKGVPFFFLRVDKAGNVTKRFNSTSFNIADYGGACPVWNIHTSFRTPGVIVPQFVELPDGERFFTMSRTTERPVFSRDTQDRRLALSLGCELKHAHRLAYAAPFNFRDDELFAPIGINCHLCPRKNCSQRAHQPLLMDLPIDTNRRGNTRYES; encoded by the coding sequence ATGCGCATGCGCAAAACCCTGGTCGGGCCGCGGCTGCGCCAACTGCGCCGCGAGCACCGCCAGACCCAGGCGGAGATGGCGGCGGCGCTGGGCGTCTCGACCGCCTATGTGAACCTGCTGGAAAACAACCAGCGGTCGCTGTCGGTGACCATGCTGATGTCCCTGTCCGACGCCTACGGCGTCGACTGGCGGGATTTGATCAAGGACGAAGGCTCGACCCTCCTGGCCGACCTGCGCAACATGTTGCAGGACCCGCTGTTCGGCGGCGATCAGCCCGACCTTCAGGAACTGCGCGCCGCCATCGACCACGCGCCCCGGTTGGTCGATCATTTCCTGCATCTCTACCGCAACCACCGCAACGCGCTGGAAAACATGATGCGCCTCGGCAGCGAAGGCATGCCCGCCGACCTGTTGTCCTCGACGCCGGAACGCATCATCCACGATTTCTTCCGCGACCATTCCAACCACTTCCCCGACCTGGAGGCGGCGGCGGAACGCCTGCGCGCCGCCACCCCCTGCGAGGTCGACGACGTCTACATGGTGCTCAAGGGCCGTCTCATGCGGGTGCACGGGATCGAGGTGCGCACCGCCGCCATCGAAGACATGGGTCAGGCGTTGCGCATCCACGACGAGGCGACGTCGATCGTTCATCTGTCGGAAGCCCTGGATCATCAGAACCGGGTGTTTCAGCTGGCCCATGTGCTTTGTCTGGTTGAACTGCCGGGGATTTTGCAAAAACTCACCGCCGGCAGCGCCCTCAGCTCCGAGACCGCCGTGGCGCGTTGCCATGTCGAGCTTGCCAACTATTTCGCCGCCGCCTTCCTCATGCCCTATGGTCCGTTCTTCGAGGCGGCGGAGGAAACCCGCTATGACGTCGACCGCCTGGCCGCCGCCTTCGGCGTGTCGTTCGAACAGGTCTGCCACCGCCTGACCACCCTGCAACGCGACGGCGCCAAGGGAGTGCCGTTCTTTTTCCTGCGCGTCGACAAGGCGGGCAACGTGACCAAGCGGTTCAATTCGACCTCGTTCAACATCGCCGATTACGGCGGCGCCTGTCCGGTGTGGAACATCCATACCTCGTTCCGCACCCCGGGCGTCATCGTGCCGCAGTTCGTGGAACTGCCCGATGGGGAGCGTTTCTTCACCATGTCGCGCACGACGGAGCGCCCCGTGTTCTCGCGCGACACCCAGGACCGGCGCCTGGCCCTGTCGCTCGGCTGCGAGCTGAAACACGCCCACCGCCTGGCCTATGCCGCCCCCTTCAACTTCCGGGATGACGAGCTGTTCGCGCCCATCGGCATCAACTGCCACCTCTGTCCGCGCAAGAACTGCTCGCAGCGCGCCCATCAGCCGCTGTTGATGGACCTGCCCATCGACACCAACCGCCGCGGCAACACGCGCTACGAAAGCTGA
- a CDS encoding (2Fe-2S)-binding protein yields the protein MATINVNGKTVTVDADGATPLLWVLREYLDLTGAKYGCGIAACGACTVHVNGEAVRSCALPLEAVAATDKIVTIEGLSPDGGHPVQKAWLDLDVPQCGYCQTGMIMAAAALLAKNPKPTDADIDAEISNICRCGTYQRVRAGIHQAAGRKA from the coding sequence ATGGCGACCATCAACGTCAACGGCAAGACCGTCACGGTCGACGCCGACGGCGCCACGCCCCTGTTGTGGGTGCTGCGCGAATACCTGGACCTGACCGGCGCGAAATACGGCTGCGGCATCGCCGCCTGCGGTGCGTGCACCGTGCATGTGAACGGCGAGGCCGTGCGGTCCTGCGCCCTGCCGCTGGAAGCCGTCGCCGCGACGGACAAGATCGTCACCATCGAGGGCCTGTCGCCCGACGGCGGCCATCCGGTGCAGAAGGCCTGGTTGGACTTGGACGTGCCGCAATGCGGCTACTGTCAGACCGGCATGATCATGGCGGCGGCGGCCTTGCTGGCCAAGAACCCGAAACCCACGGACGCCGACATCGACGCGGAAATCTCCAACATCTGCCGCTGCGGCACCTATCAGCGCGTGCGCGCCGGCATCCATCAGGCCGCCGGCCGGAAAGCCTAG
- a CDS encoding transporter substrate-binding domain-containing protein, which yields MTKDAIADLLDPKVLRVGINLGNILLVTGKKSTGDPEGIAPDMAAGIAEKLGVQVQYDTFATPGEVADAAERGEWDIGLIAIEPKRAEVIDFCNAYVQIEATYLVPDASPFQKVEDVDAPGVKIAVSERAAYDLYLSRTLKHAELVRAQGLPGAFELFKREKLDALAGLVPALRDNAKDMPGTRLLPGRYTSVKQAIGTRHGKPALKAVVQAFIAEAISSGLVQNLIDKHGVTGKLAVATDD from the coding sequence ATGACGAAAGACGCCATCGCCGATCTGTTGGACCCCAAGGTCCTGCGCGTCGGAATCAACCTGGGCAACATCCTGCTGGTCACCGGCAAGAAATCCACCGGCGACCCGGAAGGCATCGCCCCCGACATGGCGGCCGGCATCGCCGAAAAGCTGGGCGTCCAGGTGCAGTACGATACCTTCGCCACACCGGGCGAGGTCGCCGACGCGGCGGAACGCGGCGAATGGGACATCGGCCTGATCGCCATCGAGCCCAAGCGGGCCGAGGTCATCGATTTCTGCAACGCCTATGTGCAGATCGAGGCGACCTATCTGGTGCCCGACGCCTCGCCGTTTCAGAAGGTCGAGGACGTGGACGCGCCGGGCGTGAAGATCGCCGTGTCGGAACGGGCCGCCTATGACCTGTACCTCTCGCGCACCCTGAAGCACGCCGAACTCGTCCGTGCCCAGGGCCTGCCGGGCGCCTTCGAGCTGTTCAAGCGGGAGAAGCTGGACGCCCTGGCCGGACTGGTCCCGGCGCTGCGCGACAACGCCAAGGACATGCCGGGCACGCGCCTGCTGCCGGGTCGCTACACCTCGGTCAAGCAGGCCATCGGTACGCGCCACGGCAAGCCGGCGCTGAAGGCCGTGGTCCAGGCCTTCATCGCCGAGGCGATTTCAAGCGGTCTGGTGCAGAACCTGATCGACAAGCACGGCGTGACCGGCAAGCTGGCGGTCGCGACCGACGACTGA
- the rsmB gene encoding 16S rRNA (cytosine(967)-C(5))-methyltransferase RsmB produces the protein MNHDSPDARAAALDLLQGVIRRKQALDQQMTGGAFAALDPRGRGFAHNLVATTLRRLGQIDALISACLEKPLPANARTAQDILRLGAAQLLFTGTADHAAVDTAVDLARARGQGRLAKLVNAVLRRLQREGAAALAAQDAARLNTPDWLWRAWEAAYGAETCRAIAESHLTPAPLDITVKDDAAGWAERLGGAVLSDRSLRLTEAAPVPELPGFAEGAWWVQDRAAALPARLLGDVAGLSVLDLCAAPGGKTAQLAAAGARVTALDRSEKRLETLARNLERLGLGAETVAADALSWTAPAPFDAILLDAPCSATGTIRRHPDLPHLKRPEDTAKLADLQDRLLTRAADWVRPGGLLVFATCSLQPEEGPERIRAFLARHPGFATAPAAAGESGITPEMISAEGWLRTLPSMAAEIGGMDGFFAAALRRIA, from the coding sequence ATGAACCATGACAGCCCGGATGCCCGCGCGGCGGCCCTCGACCTGTTGCAGGGCGTGATCCGCCGCAAGCAGGCCCTCGACCAGCAGATGACGGGCGGCGCCTTCGCGGCGCTCGACCCGCGCGGCCGCGGCTTTGCCCATAATCTTGTCGCCACGACCTTGCGCCGCCTGGGCCAGATCGACGCCCTGATATCCGCCTGCCTGGAAAAACCCCTGCCGGCCAATGCCCGCACGGCCCAGGACATCCTGCGCCTGGGAGCCGCGCAACTGCTGTTCACGGGCACGGCCGACCATGCCGCCGTGGACACCGCCGTGGACCTGGCCCGCGCGCGCGGCCAGGGGCGCCTGGCCAAGCTGGTCAACGCGGTGCTGCGCCGCCTTCAGCGCGAGGGCGCGGCGGCCCTGGCGGCGCAGGACGCGGCGCGCCTCAACACCCCGGACTGGCTGTGGCGGGCCTGGGAGGCGGCCTACGGCGCCGAAACCTGCCGCGCCATCGCGGAAAGCCACCTGACCCCGGCCCCCCTCGACATCACGGTCAAGGACGATGCCGCGGGCTGGGCCGAACGGCTGGGCGGCGCGGTATTGTCGGACCGCAGCCTGCGCCTGACCGAAGCGGCCCCCGTGCCCGAGTTGCCCGGATTCGCCGAGGGTGCGTGGTGGGTGCAGGACCGGGCGGCGGCGCTGCCCGCGCGGCTGTTGGGCGACGTCGCGGGCCTGAGCGTTCTCGACCTCTGCGCCGCGCCCGGCGGCAAGACGGCGCAACTGGCGGCGGCAGGCGCGCGGGTGACCGCCCTCGACCGTTCGGAAAAACGCCTGGAAACCCTCGCCCGCAATCTGGAGCGCCTGGGACTTGGGGCGGAAACCGTGGCCGCCGACGCCCTTTCCTGGACCGCCCCCGCCCCCTTCGACGCGATTTTGCTGGACGCCCCTTGTTCGGCCACGGGAACGATCCGCCGCCACCCGGACCTGCCTCACCTGAAGCGGCCCGAGGACACGGCCAAGCTGGCCGACCTGCAAGACCGGCTGCTGACCCGCGCGGCCGATTGGGTCCGCCCCGGCGGCCTGTTGGTTTTCGCGACCTGTTCCCTACAGCCCGAGGAAGGGCCGGAACGGATCCGCGCGTTCCTGGCGCGGCATCCCGGCTTCGCGACCGCGCCGGCGGCGGCCGGCGAATCGGGCATCACACCCGAGATGATTTCCGCCGAAGGCTGGCTGCGCACCCTGCCGTCCATGGCGGCCGAAATCGGCGGCATGGACGGGTTTTTCGCGGCCGCCCTGCGGCGTATCGCCTAG
- a CDS encoding DUF1674 domain-containing protein codes for MTDDNDSKRAQRLERARAFLAAGRTQIDPRPQPAPQAAPQAPVAEGPPQTGADAAKAARPDPTRFGDWEKNGRCIDF; via the coding sequence ATGACCGACGACAATGACAGCAAGCGCGCGCAGCGCCTGGAACGGGCGCGGGCCTTCCTTGCGGCCGGGCGCACGCAGATCGACCCCCGCCCGCAACCGGCGCCCCAGGCCGCCCCTCAGGCGCCCGTCGCCGAGGGCCCGCCCCAGACGGGCGCGGACGCCGCCAAGGCCGCGCGGCCCGACCCGACCCGCTTCGGCGACTGGGAAAAAAACGGCCGCTGCATCGATTTTTGA
- a CDS encoding gluconokinase, translating to MKPPNGRIVVMGVSGAGKTTIGRLLASELGGRFVDADDLHPPGNIAKMAAGSPLSDDDRKQWLASISELLLAQPPADPMIVACSALKRAYREALGPAPFSLVYLKGDRHLIARRLEARRGHFMPASLLDSQFAALEEPHDALTLNAEQPPETLVRDILISLYGPSATTD from the coding sequence TTGAAGCCCCCCAATGGCCGTATTGTCGTGATGGGCGTGTCCGGAGCCGGAAAGACGACAATAGGACGTCTGCTGGCGAGCGAACTGGGCGGCCGGTTCGTGGATGCCGACGATCTGCATCCGCCAGGCAACATCGCCAAGATGGCGGCAGGCTCACCTCTATCCGACGATGACCGAAAGCAGTGGCTTGCATCGATCTCGGAACTGCTGCTCGCCCAACCACCAGCAGATCCCATGATCGTGGCATGTTCGGCGCTTAAGCGCGCCTATCGCGAGGCACTTGGCCCTGCACCATTCTCGCTGGTCTACTTGAAGGGGGATCGGCATCTCATCGCACGGCGCCTAGAAGCGCGGCGCGGGCATTTCATGCCGGCAAGTCTTCTAGACAGCCAGTTCGCGGCCTTGGAAGAACCACACGACGCGTTAACGCTGAACGCCGAACAGCCGCCCGAAACCCTGGTCCGGGACATCTTGATTTCCCTGTATGGTCCCTCGGCAACAACGGACTGA
- a CDS encoding heparinase II/III family protein produces MVFQFARDVFYRSDIYNRMLRRHGPAQIHAIATDPLPGDPVQGAGILNGEMMLAARKRTLGPYPFAADLKSRHAVAELYGFSWLRDLAALSAPGAREAAQALIRDWLRHHDRWDPVTWAPDVTGARVLAWLNYIDFVTEGADTGLRAEMAAAMAAQLRHLARPNRSGNENPGLDEGPFTAGAALIAGAVGLPGLDALLDTGLDRLRAAVARDILADGGHRARAPETALRALGRLVAAARALKAGRRPVPDFLTDALARVAPAVKATVLGDGGLAAFNGGGNGAAPAVAAVLNAAGMRGAAPTSLPDWGYERLHAGTTTVVADTGCYGGIHAGALSFEMSAGRHRLVVNCGAHPDETTEWARVLRSTAAHSTLAVNDTDALPTDGSRTAEVGMAFRRNEREGSSLVQSAHDGYRRAFGIVHNRDLYLSGAGDDFRGKDTLVGGAGAFTLRFHLHPETGASMLEGGNAVLLKLPGGKGWRFRCSGAKPALEESVYLGDPTRPRRCGQIVLRGEHRGRETAVRWSFLREGT; encoded by the coding sequence ATGGTATTCCAGTTCGCCCGCGACGTGTTTTACCGCAGCGACATCTACAACAGGATGTTGCGCCGCCACGGGCCAGCCCAAATCCACGCCATCGCCACCGATCCCCTGCCCGGCGACCCGGTGCAGGGCGCCGGCATCCTGAACGGCGAGATGATGCTGGCCGCGCGCAAGCGCACCTTGGGCCCCTACCCCTTCGCCGCCGACCTGAAAAGCCGCCATGCCGTGGCCGAGCTTTACGGGTTTTCCTGGCTGCGCGACCTGGCGGCCCTGAGCGCGCCCGGCGCCCGCGAGGCGGCCCAGGCCCTGATCCGCGACTGGCTGCGCCATCACGACCGTTGGGATCCGGTGACCTGGGCGCCCGACGTGACGGGGGCCCGCGTCCTCGCCTGGCTTAATTATATCGACTTCGTAACGGAAGGGGCCGACACCGGCCTGCGTGCGGAGATGGCGGCCGCCATGGCGGCCCAGTTGCGCCACCTTGCCCGCCCCAACCGTTCCGGAAACGAAAACCCCGGACTTGACGAAGGCCCGTTCACGGCCGGGGCCGCCCTGATCGCGGGGGCCGTCGGCCTGCCGGGCCTGGACGCCCTGCTCGACACCGGCCTGGACCGCCTGCGGGCCGCCGTCGCCCGCGACATCCTGGCCGACGGCGGCCACCGGGCGCGCGCCCCGGAAACGGCCCTGCGCGCCCTCGGCCGGCTGGTCGCGGCGGCGCGGGCGCTCAAGGCCGGGCGGCGGCCGGTACCGGATTTCCTGACCGACGCCCTGGCCCGGGTCGCCCCGGCGGTCAAGGCGACGGTGCTGGGCGACGGGGGGCTGGCCGCCTTCAACGGCGGCGGCAACGGCGCCGCCCCCGCGGTGGCGGCGGTCCTGAATGCCGCGGGCATGCGCGGCGCGGCCCCCACCAGCCTGCCCGATTGGGGGTATGAGCGCCTGCACGCGGGCACCACCACGGTGGTCGCCGATACGGGCTGTTACGGCGGGATCCATGCCGGCGCCCTCAGTTTCGAAATGTCGGCGGGCCGCCATCGCCTGGTCGTCAACTGCGGCGCCCATCCCGACGAAACCACGGAATGGGCGCGGGTGCTGCGCTCGACCGCCGCCCATTCGACGCTTGCCGTCAACGACACGGACGCCCTGCCCACGGACGGGTCCCGCACGGCCGAGGTCGGCATGGCGTTCCGCCGCAACGAGCGGGAAGGCAGCTCGCTGGTCCAGTCGGCGCACGACGGCTATCGCCGGGCATTCGGCATCGTCCATAACCGCGACCTGTACCTGTCGGGGGCGGGCGACGATTTCCGGGGCAAGGACACCCTGGTCGGCGGCGCCGGCGCCTTCACCCTGCGCTTTCATCTGCACCCGGAAACGGGGGCGTCGATGCTGGAGGGCGGCAACGCCGTGCTGCTGAAGCTGCCCGGCGGCAAGGGTTGGCGGTTCCGTTGTTCCGGCGCCAAGCCCGCGCTGGAGGAAAGCGTCTACCTGGGCGATCCCACCCGGCCCCGGCGCTGCGGCCAGATCGTGCTGCGCGGCGAACACCGAGGCCGGGAGACGGCCGTGCGCTGGTCGTTCCTGCGCGAGGGAACCTAG
- a CDS encoding tetratricopeptide repeat protein: MGLLKALFGLGGTSAKKKSRRKGKRVGGGFVPTEMSGSAASIVLTDIDGAGGDKITENLADIFGAISDVAVYRRTQAIKLNPKAPLFNALQEGVRTGAEWLREEEADLLVWGGTVDLGTAVELRFLPVGAAEGAVSTFGPLDHLTLPIPMPRDLYKLILVSAMGALLPVHRGARKKLAAVLEGEMKDMEKVWDSPPHLEPPHLASCLTCYGNVCLSLWRVGAKKYLAKGLKAYQEAVKTIDKSEDLLQWALAQNHFADGLQMKSTQDADPDALAAAAAAYREVADALGRDNYPNEYALALINMAMVLYKIGNKETTPARLKESAQAFESALAAFDVELNPGRWAEAMNGYGTVMLALAERAQGPELAAKAVDAFKQALDIRKKELVPLLWAQTANNLGAACFALAKRQPSPQLVADAQKYFSGASEIYRAAGNQKRVIVIEKNLQRVKQMARGA; the protein is encoded by the coding sequence ATGGGTCTTCTCAAGGCACTGTTCGGGCTGGGCGGGACCAGCGCCAAAAAGAAATCCCGCCGCAAGGGGAAACGGGTCGGCGGCGGCTTCGTGCCGACCGAAATGTCGGGCTCGGCGGCCAGCATCGTGCTGACCGATATCGACGGCGCCGGCGGCGACAAGATCACCGAAAACCTGGCCGACATCTTCGGCGCCATTTCCGACGTCGCCGTCTACCGGCGCACCCAGGCGATCAAACTCAACCCCAAGGCCCCCCTGTTCAACGCCTTGCAGGAAGGGGTCCGCACGGGCGCGGAATGGTTGCGCGAGGAAGAGGCGGATCTGTTGGTCTGGGGCGGCACGGTCGATCTCGGCACGGCGGTCGAACTGCGCTTTCTGCCCGTGGGCGCCGCCGAAGGGGCGGTCAGCACGTTCGGGCCGCTCGACCATCTGACCCTGCCGATCCCCATGCCGCGCGACCTGTACAAGCTGATCCTGGTGTCGGCCATGGGGGCGCTTTTGCCCGTGCACCGGGGGGCGCGCAAGAAACTGGCGGCCGTGCTCGAGGGCGAGATGAAGGATATGGAGAAGGTCTGGGACAGCCCGCCGCATCTGGAGCCGCCGCACCTGGCGTCCTGCCTGACCTGCTACGGCAACGTCTGTCTGTCCCTGTGGCGGGTCGGGGCCAAGAAGTATCTGGCCAAGGGGCTCAAGGCCTATCAGGAAGCGGTCAAGACCATCGACAAGTCGGAAGACCTTTTGCAATGGGCCCTGGCGCAGAACCATTTCGCCGACGGCCTGCAGATGAAATCGACCCAGGACGCGGACCCGGACGCCCTGGCCGCCGCCGCGGCGGCCTACCGCGAGGTCGCCGACGCGCTTGGCCGCGACAACTATCCCAACGAATACGCGCTCGCGCTCATCAACATGGCCATGGTGCTGTACAAGATCGGCAACAAGGAAACCACGCCGGCGCGGCTCAAGGAATCGGCCCAGGCCTTTGAAAGTGCCTTGGCCGCCTTCGACGTGGAATTGAACCCCGGGCGCTGGGCCGAGGCCATGAACGGCTACGGCACGGTCATGCTGGCGCTCGCCGAACGGGCCCAGGGCCCGGAACTGGCGGCCAAGGCGGTCGACGCCTTCAAGCAGGCGCTCGACATCCGCAAGAAGGAACTGGTGCCGTTGTTGTGGGCGCAGACGGCCAACAACCTGGGGGCCGCCTGCTTTGCGCTCGCCAAGCGGCAGCCGTCGCCGCAGCTGGTCGCCGACGCGCAGAAATACTTTTCCGGGGCGTCGGAAATCTACCGCGCCGCCGGCAACCAGAAGCGCGTGATCGTCATCGAAAAGAACCTTCAGCGCGTCAAGCAGATGGCGCGCGGGGCTTAA